GCAGAAATGGCCTGGCTGAAAATGATCTTTATTTTTCCTGGTTTGATAAAAAATGATTCAACTTTTTTTCTCTCATAGAGACCTTTTAGGGCCACCGGGATCATATCTGTTCCGGCATTCCGGGCCAGACGGAAGGGGCCTCTCTGAAAGTTCTGGAGTTCCCCATCTCTGGTTCGGTGGCCCTCCGGAAAAATGATGATGGAGGTTCCCTCCCGAATGATCTGTCCCGCCTTATCCAGGCTTTCCAGGGCTGATTTTGTGTCTTTTTGACTGATTGGAATATTGCCCATCCCTTTTATAATGGATCCCCAGAGGGGCCATGAGAAATGGCTTTCCAGTTCCACTCCTCTGACAAACTGAGGGATATGTCCAAAGAGCAGAACCGGGTCTAAAAGGTTCACATGATTGGAAACAAAAACATAACCCTTTCGGGGGTCCAGATCCGGCCAGCCTTTGACTTCTACCCTGATTCCGAAACTCCGGGGAATCAGGCGGCATAGTCCCTTGATCTGAGACTCGAAAAGACGCTGTTTCCCTATTAGATTTTGTAAAATGATGAGGGTAAGACCGAATGAAAGCAATACAATGGATGAAATATACCCGAAAACTGTTGTCACTCGGTACATCAGCAATACATCCTGATTTTCCCGGGAAGAATTGTGACTTCAATGGGGGTTTTCCCGAAAGTCTCTCCGACAGGTGTCAGCAGCAGGGACTTTTCCGACTTTAAGGTTATCTTCTTTGCTGTCAGGCATTCAACGGCTTCATTCTGGATATGGGTTCCTTTGAAAATGGTGGGGAAAAGCTTTAATATTTTTC
This genomic stretch from Oceanispirochaeta sp. harbors:
- a CDS encoding 1-acyl-sn-glycerol-3-phosphate acyltransferase is translated as MYRVTTVFGYISSIVLLSFGLTLIILQNLIGKQRLFESQIKGLCRLIPRSFGIRVEVKGWPDLDPRKGYVFVSNHVNLLDPVLLFGHIPQFVRGVELESHFSWPLWGSIIKGMGNIPISQKDTKSALESLDKAGQIIREGTSIIIFPEGHRTRDGELQNFQRGPFRLARNAGTDMIPVALKGLYERKKVESFFIKPGKIKIIFSQAISAEKVQESSSKDLRNQARDLIQSMLY